Genomic DNA from Alicyclobacillus fastidiosus:
TCGGTTGGTCTTGGGTTGTACGTGCTGTGGCGGCAGTGAGCAAATTCCCCCCACACCGCGCGCACAGCAATTGTTGGCCCAATTCACCCGAACTATCTCTGCGGACGACGCGATGCGCTACCAAGCGGAATTGCTGTTTCCATCGGAATTCATCGAAAAGCATCACGAACTCCTCCAAGCCGCCCATAAAATGATGGCCCAGGTCCCGATGAAGCGATCTGATTTTCTGCGACAGTTCGAGGCGATCCAATCGTGGCGAGGCACCTACGACCGACTGCCGACACTCGAGCACGACACCTTGTTGCTGCACGGGACAGAAGACATTCTGCTGCCAGTGCAAAACAGTGAGATCATGCACGAGGTCCTCCCAACGTCTCGCCTGATTCAATACGAGGCATGTGGTCACGGATTTGCGATACAAGCAGCCTCGCGCGTCGTCACAGACATCCAGCACTTTTTATCCGCTTAATTTGCTTGCCATCTGTTTTCCGCCGTTCTATACGCCGAGATCAGTCGCATCGAAAATTGAGTGGAAGTCATAGAATATATCCAATGGGAGGGCACTGAGAGTCGAGGTGGTGACCACGGCTTCTCGCCAAGTGCGACAGAGAGGAATGGATTTTACGAGTGTTTTACGTGTACGTACTCGAGTGTCGAGACGGGACGCTCTACACGGGTTATACCAACCATCTGGAGCATCGCGTGGAGGCGCACAACGCCGGGCGTGGAGCCAAGTACACCCGTGCGCGAACGCCGGTGCGACTGGTCTATTGCGAACACATGGCAGACAAATCGACCGCTCTGCGCCGTGAGATCGAAATTAAAAAACTGACGCGAAAAGACAAATTGGCCTTGATTCAACAATTTGACACGACGCTCGTCCCGGGGCCCAATGACGACCAAACTGGACACTAGACGTCCTATCCTAAATGGAATATTCTTGACCAAACACCATTTCTAGATAAACGCGTCCAGACGCGACGTGCATCCATCTTGGACGTGGGGGGTGAACAGGTGAGCTGGATCGAGTGGACGTGGCTCATTTTGACGTTTGTCTGCATTATTCTCGAACTGTTGACCGCGGGCATTTTCTTTATCTTGTTTGCAGTAGGCACCTTGCTCGCCTTTGTCGTGGCGTTCTTCTCGGTGAGTGTGATCGATCAGGTCGTGGTGTTCGCGGCGGCCACGCTCCTGTGTTTGTTGTTCCTGCGTCCGTTCGTTCGCAGATGGCTTCATTTGGGCCGGTATGGCAAGGACTACACCGTGCCTGACTACATCGAGCAGAACATTGGACGGGAGGCACCTATCACGAGGGCGATTCCGGAGAACGGTACGGGACAGGTTCGCATTGGCACTGAGGTGTGGACGGCACGTGAATTGCATCACCGGGCCGTCGCGGTCGGTACCACCGTGCGCGTCGTCCGCATTGAAGGCGTCACCGCCATTGTTGAGATCGTCGCGCCGTAGCTCATGAGGAGGAGTTCGTGTGATAGCGCTTTATGTCGTGCTCGCCATTATCGTGATCTTTGTTGTGGT
This window encodes:
- a CDS encoding alpha/beta hydrolase, with product MAYAAVNGADIYYEVMGEGQPLILVMGLGGNLDWWGTGFRKQLARARQVIAFDNRGAGRTNAPSGPFSIDQMADDVAGLLDALSIERADVFGMSMGGMISQEFALRHGERLNRLVLGCTCCGGSEQIPPTPRAQQLLAQFTRTISADDAMRYQAELLFPSEFIEKHHELLQAAHKMMAQVPMKRSDFLRQFEAIQSWRGTYDRLPTLEHDTLLLHGTEDILLPVQNSEIMHEVLPTSRLIQYEACGHGFAIQAASRVVTDIQHFLSA
- a CDS encoding GIY-YIG nuclease family protein codes for the protein MLRVFYVYVLECRDGTLYTGYTNHLEHRVEAHNAGRGAKYTRARTPVRLVYCEHMADKSTALRREIEIKKLTRKDKLALIQQFDTTLVPGPNDDQTGH
- a CDS encoding NfeD family protein, which produces MSWIEWTWLILTFVCIILELLTAGIFFILFAVGTLLAFVVAFFSVSVIDQVVVFAAATLLCLLFLRPFVRRWLHLGRYGKDYTVPDYIEQNIGREAPITRAIPENGTGQVRIGTEVWTARELHHRAVAVGTTVRVVRIEGVTAIVEIVAP